Within the Astyanax mexicanus isolate ESR-SI-001 chromosome 9, AstMex3_surface, whole genome shotgun sequence genome, the region AGATGGACGGCCCAGAGCAGCTCAGGTACGTTGTCATTTGGGACAACGTAAGCTTCCACCGGGCTGCTCTGGTTCATAACTGGTTCACTGACCACCCACGCTTTTCAGTTGTTTATCTCCCTCCATATTCTCCATTCCTCAATCCTATTGAGGAATTTTTTTCTGCCTGGAGATGGAAAGTGTACGACCTAAATTCAGAAACGCGTATACCCCTTTTCCAAGCTATGGAAGACGCATGTGGAGATATAGCAGTTGATGCTTTTCATGGCTGGATTCGCCATGCTAGGTGATATTTCCCCCGCTGCTTGGCCAGGGAAAACATTGcttgtgatgtagatgaggtgctgtggccagaccgaaacagaagagaggatgcagcatagtttattttgttttgtttttttattattaactgtatacagtaaaatcttctgcactgtatgtgcaactttgtgtcggttgggatgtacactgtgtacattgttttgtgggaaaaataaaacatgtttgttacagtatatttgtgtgttctgagtataaaaacaatattctaaaatattttacaacgcacttatgtatttaatgtctgtagtaagtgtaacactgaacaaaaagtcattatgatgaatggagaatggtgttttacactgagcacatcagtgtttaaatgctttttttaattgtctgttcatatgatagtttgtgtgtgtcatctgaacacaaaatggccttttgtgaagagataaaactgttttgaatgtaaagtttcatttagcAGGAGAATTTAAGGGTTttgcccattgtgtgtgtgtttgtaggatttgtgtgtagagttctgagaatacgaggcatgttttcagaaatgtgtgtaaacaatccagaaaaactgtaattcatttattcattcattcatctgttcacccattaatttattcattcattacacTGTTTGtgcactcattcattcattctttcaatGAATCTGATCatccactcattcattcattcttttaatttttctgttcACCCAGTCATTCATTCATCTGTTCAACCACTCAATGATTTATTTAGTCACATGTTCACCCACTTGTTCATTCATCTGTTCaaccattcatttattcatctattcacccacccactcattcattcatttattcatctgttcacccacccactcattcattcattcatttattcatctgttcacccactcattcattcgttcattcattcatttgttcacCCACTTGTAAATTAATTCTTTTATTCAGCTGTtcacccactcattcattcatttattcattcacctgttcacccactcattcatttattcattcatctgttcacccactcattcatccatttattcatctgttcacccacccactcattcattcattcattcatctgttcacccacccacccacccactcattcattcatttattcattcacctgttcacccacccactcattcattcattcatctgttcacccacccacccacccactcattcattcattcattcatctgttcacccacccacccacccactcattcattcattcattcgttcaCCCACTTGTAAATTAATTCTTTTATTCAGCTGTtcacccactcattcattcattcatctgttCACCCACTTGTAAATTAATTCTTTTATTCAGCTGTtcacccactcattcattcatttattcattcatctgtTCACccactcatttattcatttatctgtTCACCaacttattcatttattcatctgttCACCAACTTGTTAATTCATTCTTTCATCCGTCTGTTATCCTACCcactcattcattcatctatCTGTTCATCCACTTACTCATTCATTCCATTATATGTTCATGCCCCCACTCATTCATTCATCTGTTTACCAACTTATTCATTCTTTCAATCATGCATGCCATCATTTTctaatgtattcatttatttattattttagccatttaatTTATGTATGCATCCATCCTCCCAATcatccatccattttttttttactaatttgttATCCTTTCATTCTTTCTTCCATTCCTTCATCCACTCCAACGTATTATTCATCCATTCAATTATTAATTCATCAAATTAATTTATTCTTTCGTTTGTTGTTTTTTgtccattaattcattcattcacttatttattcattaatttattcattcggCTTCTCAATTCATTAATTTGTTATGTGCTCTCAGTTTACCATACAATGCAGTGCACAATATATATCACACATAATAATAATCCAGCATAAAACACAATACAGCTCAGTATATAAACAatacccaacacaacacacaatataaaacacacaataaagtAGACAatacccaacacaacacacaatacacaacatataaaacatttaaacacaacacacaattaTTAACACACAATAttccataaaaacacaaaaaataacacaatacCCAACACAACACGCGACACAAAACACGacatataaaacaacatttaaacacaacacacaattaTTAACACACAATACAccataataaacacaataaataacacaataaagAAGACAAtacccaacacaacacaattattaccacacacagtataccataataaacacaataaataacacaataaagAAGACAATaccaaacacaaaatacacaacatataaaacaacatttaaacattcaattattaacacacaatataacacaataaataacacaatACCCAACACAACACGCGACACAAAACACgacatataaaacatttaaacacaacacacaattaTTAACACACAATACAccataataaacacaataaataacacaataaaaaagacaatacccaacacaacacaattattaccacacacagtataccataataaacacaataaataacacaataaagAAGACAAtacccaacacaacacaattattaccacacacagtataccataataaacacaataaataacacaataaagAAGACAATaccaaacacaaaatacacaacatataaaacaacatttaaacattcaattattaacacacaatataacacaataaataacacaataaagAAGAAAATACCCAACACAATCATTTAAAGCATATTTGCAAAGTAAAAACTGTTACTCTCGTCTctcaatagagagagagagagagagagagagaatgtggtgGTGTGTACTGACCCCTGCTGGATATGAGAAGAGTTACTTACAACAGCTCTAATAAGCACACAATATATAAAGTGAAATACACCACATAACACATAATAACCACACATACTTAATCACaagataaacaacacacaacataaTACACAGTACATATTATACAAAATACACAACATGTTAAACATTATACAACACACagcacacaatacaatacaaaacaccCCATAATAACACGATATTCAATTACCAATAACACTCAGAACTGTACAACACTAGATAGTACCTCATAATAGGAGGATCCAGTTGAGGAAacatataagaatgctgttttctgtctgtgacGCACACAAAATAATACACTACtatcctaatataaaatctatattaaaataaatcaaattaactaaatgttttataccttaaaaattgttttaaatcaCACATTAgtagtaaaaatgagcttgtattaATTTGCCTTATTTGTTCTatagtgctgacatgccctaatgtctgagttgctgatttgttttttttcagtgcagtgggcggggctaagctattgttttattGGCTGATTTAttatctattctgatggacaacaggtctctgTTTTCCATCAGAATAAACCATAAAGCAGCCAATAACAATgaagcttagccccacccactgcactggacaaaataaattctgtgcaacaaaacatttgaaaaaattaATTATGGTATGTCATTTCCCCATATGAGAAACATGatgaggaaaatcagttcacatacaaagagatagcaaaaatgtatttattgcaaaatgcaaagaaacagatcactgttcatcagacccctgacCTCAGTCAGGCCAGAAGACCTCATCTACCTCAGCTGTAAAATTCTCTCTCACCAAACAGCGAGGGAAAACGCCTCGCATGGTGAATCCATTcttggcaatcatctgcgtggatgtcatcacatgcctcccccattacatgaagtatctccacacgctcgtggggtctgcatTTCtgcactttccacctccatgcagaaaagaatcactctattggattgagagatggggaatatggtggaaggagCAGCACAACAAATTGGGGATTGTTAGTGAACCagtcattgaccagagctgcccggtggaaacttacattatcccagatcaCAACATAGGAGGGCTGCTCTAGTTCTTCGTCCTGTGGGAGGTTGAGAAGATTTTTGAGTTCATCAAGAAATGATACCAAACGAGGAGTTTTATGAGGACCAAGTTGTGCATGGTGATGTAGGACCCCACGGTGACCAATGGCAGCACACATGGTGATGTTTCCACCACGCTGCCCAGGGATGTTGACAATGGCACGGTTGCCAATGATGTTCCTCCCCTTGCTGCCTGATCCTATGCAGGTCAACCTGAACCCTGCCTCGTCAATGAATATATATTCATAAGGAACAGCACTGGCATCTAGTTCAAGCACTctctggaaaaaaggaaaatgacCATATTAGAAAAAAGGCCAACCTAGACACACTGAGGTAAACAGTGACCTGTCCAAAAAGGGTACAGAGAGGGTGCTGTACTCACCTGCACATATTGGCAACGTTGCTCCTTCACATAGTCAGAGTTGCGCTCGAATGGAACATGATATACTTGCATACTCAGCTGGtgatgttttacagtttttctcaattgctaAGACACATTTCTTGAAATTGTCCCTCCATGTCGCTAAACTGTAAATTCAAAACTCAATTTTCAAACTACATTCACAAAACATCTGACTCTTCCTGCAAAACCAAACTATCACCTCAAAACAGTTCAAACAGCGCTCAAAAGCAAACAATGCTGTCAGATCAGACCCCGAGTCAATCAAAATGAAAACACTACTGAGCAGTCATTACACACAAcatagaaaaaaggaaaacaaaacgaTCAGATCATTAAGTGTTTAGAAATAACCTTTATTGTtcacaaaaatgcattttcaaaacAAAATTCTTGTTTAGCCTGTGtagtcctaaaataatatatacttttgttgtaaagtttatatatatatatatatatatatatatatatatatatatatatatatatatatatatatataaactttacaaCAAAAGTGCAtacaatatcaaatcaaatcaaatcaaatttatttgtatagcgctttttacaacaggtgttggcacaaagcagctttacagaaacatgattacaggacaaagaatcaggcaaaacattaaacatagaatatacataatacagaacccccagtgagcgcggaggcaaggaaaaactccctcagagctgcaggaggaggaagaaaccttgggaggaccaagactcacattaaaggggggaccatcctaccactggtcaaacggcttttaaatagaaatttaaaaagtcttttatacatccatataggttttatgtactcaggagtgtaatagcgccactaatggcttggatgtaatctgtagtggagagtaagatggtcgatgagcagctgatctgtggtggtggtggagaagagctgacttcagaaacttccatcagtctggctggacaggagacgcgagagcctgagggtccaacatcggtatcgggtcagacaggtgggcagtcagtaactcggaggaaagcagagagatggaattagttttactggatttatgcaaaactgagaatattaaaacattatcagagtgtggcaaatgactccggcagaactgaataaaacagcctaactaaaggcagagagccagaaggtaacatagacatggaggcaccctgaaacaccagcatccacccactccaccgtccacaaacctgagtgaccgtgtgcagtgggagaacaacagcaccagcatctcagtttaccacaatttcctctgtccatgaacccctgaatctgcagccttatctaaagggaaaaacattaattaccaaaagctaaactaaacaagtaagttttcagtctagacttaaagattgagactgtgtctgagtcccgaacatattcggggagattattccagagttgaggcgctttataagagaaagctcttcctcctgcagagctcctctgaattttaggaactactaataaaccagcaccctgagatctgagtaatcgcggtggttcataacagcaCATCGACATAACATCATGTCGATGTGCTGGGTCAGGCCACAGGACTTCATCTACATCACAGGCCACATTCTCCCTTGCCAGGCAGCGTGGGTAATAACTTCTAGTGTGCCGGATCCACGCTTGGCATGCATCCACACCTATATCATTACAGGCCAGTTCCATGGCCTGCAAGAGATTTTCCCTGGTGTAGGGTTGTCGGTCATAAACCTTCCAGCGCCATGCAGAGAAGAACTCCTCTGTTGGATTGAGGAAAGGGGAGTATGGTGGTAGGAAAACATTCAGGAATTCTTGGTTTCTAGTGAACCACTCTCTGACCTGCACGGCATGGTGAAAACTCACATTATCCCACACAATGACATAGACAGGATGCTCTGTCTGTTCATGATCCTGCTGCTGAAACCCTAACACAATATCCcgaagatcacttaaaaatgtcaGGAGGTGTTGAGTGTTGTATGGCCCCAATGTGGCATGATGGTGGAGAACACCATGATTGCTGATTGCAGCACATAAAGTGACATTGCCACCACGCTGGCCAGGAACTGTAACAATGGCTCGTTGGCCAATCACATTCcggcctctcctcctccttttggTCAGATTGAACCCagcttcatccatataaatatattcatgtgGTTGTTCTGAGGAATCCAGTTGAAACACTCTCTATGGGAAAATACATATAGCTTTGTAAGCTGTACAGCATAAGACAACCTTATGCTGTAGAGTAGACAGCAGTATTGAACACCTACCTGTACATAGTGGAATCTTTGCTCCTTGACCCTTTCTGAGTTGCGCTCAAAGGGTACTCTGTACAGTTGCTTCATCCGCATCCTGTTGCGTTTTAGGACACGATCAATGGTGGAAATGCTGATACTGGTGATGCCTTCAAAATCAACATGGTCGTCAACGATCTTCTGCTGTATTTCACAGAGTTTGACTGAATTGTTCTGACGGACCATGTCAACAATGAGGGTCTCTTGGCGTGGGGACAACATAGATGGCCTCCCTCCCTGATGTGGCAATCTGGTAATTCTACAAAAAGAACatgcaattacaaaaaaatacatgtagtACGAGGCCTACAAGTATATTGGAAAATGAGTGTAATGAAACACCTTTTTATTGAGTCATACTGCACAAAtgtacaaaatgaaaaaaagcaaTTACCTGTTCTCTTCTCTGAATCTTCGGACTATGGTGGACACAGTGAATCTGCTTAGGTTGGGCTGAACTCGAAGTCCCGCTTCCCTCATTGTCAACCCGTGGACAAGAACATGGTCTATGACAGTTGCCCGTATTTCATCTGAAATATTTGTTCTTCGTCTCATACCTCCCCTTCCTCCTCTTCCACCTCTTCCAcctcttactcttactctgcCTCTCTGATTGTTTCTGTCCATAGTGAGACTTCAACAAACAGGGCCCCATGGACTGGCTTATATTGGTGTCTTCACCTCATTAGTCACATGTGTTATCAATTTTGAGTTGCAGTGTTTAAGTTGAAACACCTGTGCTTTCATTGAATTTCCCTTTTGCCAGCTGTGCTTAACATTATGCAGCCCAAGTGCATCAGAGTGCCAAATGTGTTTTAGTGGGTGAAAATATGTTTGCAAGTTGTTGTTGCAAGTGTCTAACTAGGTGAAAAGTGCTTAAGGTTCTGCCAAAAGATTGACCATTTCAATAAATGGGTTCAGGGCACTGAGCATTTGGTTCAGACAACCGGGTTTAGTGTTTtagcaattgagaaaaactgtaaaacacgGTCGACCTGGTCAATgtttgtaaaatgaacattgtcttcCAGGACTCTGTCCCTGATTTCCCTCAGGGTAATTGCATTGTTTTCCAAAACCATGTTTACTATGGTGGTCTCTTGTTCAAGTGTGAATTTCTGGTGTCTGCCGCCTCTTGTAAAGACAAACATTGTACTATAGTGCACATTTCTGTGAATACTACAGTAAAACCATAAAGTGGTTACTTACCTATTCTCTTCTCTAAAAGCCCGGATAACTGAGGCTACTGTAAAGCGGCTCAAATTTGGCTAGACTCGACGCCCAGCTTCAGCCATTTGTTAGGCCATGATTTATTACATGGTCCGCCAATGTTGCCCGTATTTCATTTGAAAGACTGCCTTGTCTTTGCCTTCCTCTTCCTCGTCCTCTTTGGCCTGCTAGGCCTCCTCTTACTCTGACTCTTCCTCTGTGCTCCTGTTGCTCCATCATCTCGACTTACAcctgtatcagtcacgtgaggcatcttttatattctgacaaatgattgaGCCGTTTACACAGGTGCAGCTTGTGTGAGACTCCTTGGTAATTAAGgttttgtatttgaaggtcagtgattctcaggtgatcAAGCTGaactaaatgatgcagtttgtgtttagtgatttgtaaagctgtgatttagaatgatatttgagtgagaacatgtggaactgtgtttagagtttagcagtttagagtcacaatgtgacacatgagcttcatgtttttggatttgtgtgcacagttccacattttgtgtgtaaacgatgtggaaaaactgtaaagtctgattgagatgatgtagatgatcttaaacaggatgtttatgctggaaaatcctccaatgtgactgaattaaaataatttattgcgagttattggtaaagcttgattcCAGTCGTTGCTGCCAAGGGTGAGCAAACGCTTTTCCACACAGGGTTAGACTGGTTTgaatattttttcctttattaaataaaattatcatttaaaaagtgctttttatatttactcaggttatctttgtctgatattaaagtttgtttgataatcagaaaaattgCTCAACGACaaaaaatcaaaaaacaaaagaaatctccCAATACTTTTTCACACTGTATGTTTTTGCACTTGTTTGATGAGTGTGTATgtcctgtttatttctgtttatagaaACCACACACAGGTTTATGTCTGATAGATTATGGCATGTTTATGAGAGTGTGTGAATAAACCAACAGTTATATAATAACATCTCCTTGTTCTTTTCCGGACAAGGCGTGTTGGATTCAAACCCGACCCACCCCTCGTAACATCATCGTTGCTTTGGCTTTTTTAGCAGGATGCATTGTGTTTTCTTTGAGAGCTTGAGTGTTTGTCTTGCGTTTGCATGCGTTTTAAATAAGTTCACAGTTGTTGGAGTACAAAAGTTGCTAGCTGGTTTAGTGGGAGACCTATGCAAAGATCTGCAGAGCTCAGGCACATCAAAGCACAGATGAAAATGTACGTGATTTTTCTGTTTAGCGTTCTCTGCAGCTTTTCTGCAGGCCTGGTCAGGCAGTATTTCTTCGTAGACGTCCAAATAAACTGGACCAGCGCTCAGCAGCACTGCAGGAACAACTACAGAGACCTTGCCACCGTCTCCACCTCAGAGGAGAACGATATCATTCGACAGATCGCAGGAGATAAACCTCCAGCGAGTTGGATTGGACTGTACAGAAGCTCAGACCAGTGGCTGTGGTCTGATAGCCAGGCATATTTCTTCTCTTGGTGGAAAAGCGACCAGCCTAACAAACTTAACATTCAGAATTGTGTCGTGATGGAGGACGGAGGCTGGAACGATAACTTCTGCTGGGAAAAGCGTCCTTTCTTCTGTGAGAAGATCTTGGTCTTGGTGAAGGAGAATAAGACGTGGGTAGAAGCTTATGAGCACTGTCGCTCTCACTACACTGGCCTGGCCTACCTGAGCTCTGATAACATGGATTTGGCTAAAGAGGAAACTCAAGGTAGGCAGACGGTGAGCGTGTGGACGGGTCTGCGCTTCCTGGCTGGACATTGGCTCTGGGTGAACGGGAAACCCTTGGGGATCGAGGTCTCACTGCCCTCATGCCCGTCTCCACCAAACCGCTGTGGAGCTCTCAACACCCTGACAGACCCTCTGCTCTGGGAGAACAGAGACTGTGAGGAGAAACTCAATTTCCTCTGCTACTGAAGGTACGTGACAGACACTCAAAACAATATGATAGGGAACCTCAGGGccgttgagagagagagagagagagagaaagagagagagaaagggagagaaagagagagagagagaagtgtgcgAGAAAgtgctgcaatttaaaaaaaaatgtct harbors:
- the LOC111190657 gene encoding CD209 antigen-like protein E gives rise to the protein MQRSAELRHIKAQMKMYVIFLFSVLCSFSAGLVRQYFFVDVQINWTSAQQHCRNNYRDLATVSTSEENDIIRQIAGDKPPASWIGLYRSSDQWLWSDSQAYFFSWWKSDQPNKLNIQNCVVMEDGGWNDNFCWEKRPFFCEKILVLVKENKTWVEAYEHCRSHYTGLAYLSSDNMDLAKEETQGRQTVSVWTGLRFLAGHWLWVNG
- the LOC125804552 gene encoding uncharacterized protein LOC125804552, with protein sequence MDRNNQRGRVRVRGGRGGRGGRGGMRRRTNISDEIRATVIDHVLVHGLTMREAGLRVQPNLSRFTVSTIVRRFREENRITRLPHQGGRPSMLSPRQETLIVDMVRQNNSVKLCEIQQKIVDDHVDFEGITSISISTIDRVLKRNRMRMKQLYRVPFERNSERVKEQRFHYVQRVFQLDSSEQPHEYIYMDEAGFNLTKRRRRGRNVIGQRAIVTVPGQRGGNVTLCAAISNHGVLHHHATLGPYNTQHLLTFLSDLRDIVLGFQQQDHEQTEHPVYVIVWDNVSFHHAVQVREWFTRNQEFLNVFLPPYSPFLNPTEEFFSAWRWKVYDRQPYTRENLLQAMELACNDIGVDACQAWIRHTRSYYPRCLARENVACDVDEVLWPDPAHRHDVMSMTKN